From a single Pseudobutyrivibrio xylanivorans genomic region:
- the rimP gene encoding ribosome maturation factor RimP encodes MSKHTDYEKRTEEMITPILDEMGFELYDVEYVKEGEDYYLRAYIDKEGGITIDDCVEVSRRMNELLDAQPDIGGNEGYIFEVSSPGLGRVLKKDKHFEKAIGSDVDIKTYKPINGAKEFTGCLKAFDKDTITIEFEDGTEIFNRSDVAQVRLSLDF; translated from the coding sequence ATGTCAAAACACACCGATTACGAAAAACGTACGGAAGAAATGATTACTCCTATTCTTGATGAGATGGGCTTTGAGCTCTACGACGTTGAATACGTTAAAGAGGGCGAGGATTATTATCTTAGAGCCTACATCGACAAGGAAGGTGGAATCACAATTGACGACTGTGTTGAGGTTAGCCGCAGAATGAACGAGCTTTTGGATGCGCAGCCAGACATAGGCGGAAATGAAGGTTACATTTTTGAGGTTAGCTCACCAGGTCTTGGACGAGTTCTCAAAAAGGACAAGCATTTTGAAAAGGCAATTGGTTCTGATGTCGATATCAAGACATACAAGCCAATTAACGGAGCAAAGGAATTTACAGGATGTCTTAAGGCATTCGATAAAGATACTATTACCATCGAATTCGAAGATGGAACAGAGATATTTAACAGATCAGATGTTGCACAGGTTAGATTATCATTAGATTTCTAG
- a CDS encoding phosphoribosylaminoimidazolecarboxamide formyltransferase, whose protein sequence is MQELELKYGCNPNQKPSRIYMEEGELPIEVLSGKPGYINFLDAFNGWQLVSELKKATGLPAATSFKHVSPAGAAVGLPLSEVERKIYWCDDLDMEFTPLANAYARARGADRMSSFGDFISLSDVCDVATAKLIKREVSDGVIAPGYEPEALEILKAKKNGNYAVIKIDPSYVPKQLERKEVFGITFEQGRNELVIDDDFFANIVTENKELTEQAKIDLAIAMITLKYTQSNSVCYVKDGQAIGIGAGQQSRIHCTRLAGQKADNWWLRQSPKVLGLDFVDGIKRADRDNAIDLYIGDEFEDVIGDNVWEKTFKTRPSEFTRAEKRAWLDKMTGVALGSDAFFPFGDNIERAHKSGVQYVAQPGGSVRDDNVIDTCNKYNMVMAFTGLRLFHH, encoded by the coding sequence ATGCAAGAATTAGAATTAAAATATGGATGTAATCCTAATCAAAAGCCATCACGCATATACATGGAGGAAGGCGAGCTCCCAATCGAAGTTTTAAGCGGTAAGCCAGGTTACATCAATTTCTTAGATGCTTTCAATGGCTGGCAGCTGGTTTCAGAGCTTAAGAAAGCTACAGGCCTTCCAGCAGCTACTTCATTTAAGCATGTAAGCCCAGCTGGTGCTGCTGTAGGTCTTCCACTTTCAGAGGTTGAGAGAAAAATTTACTGGTGTGATGACCTTGATATGGAATTCACTCCACTTGCAAACGCATATGCTCGTGCCCGTGGCGCAGATAGAATGTCTTCCTTTGGTGATTTTATTTCCCTTTCTGATGTGTGTGATGTGGCAACTGCAAAGCTTATTAAGCGCGAGGTTTCTGATGGTGTTATAGCTCCAGGATACGAGCCAGAGGCTCTTGAAATCTTAAAGGCAAAGAAGAACGGAAACTATGCTGTAATCAAAATCGATCCAAGCTATGTTCCAAAGCAGCTTGAGCGAAAGGAAGTATTTGGCATCACTTTTGAGCAGGGCAGAAATGAGCTTGTTATTGATGATGATTTCTTTGCAAATATTGTTACTGAGAATAAAGAGCTTACTGAACAGGCAAAGATTGACCTTGCAATTGCAATGATTACCCTTAAGTACACTCAGTCAAATTCAGTTTGCTATGTAAAGGATGGCCAGGCAATTGGTATTGGTGCTGGTCAGCAGTCACGAATTCACTGTACACGTCTTGCTGGTCAAAAGGCGGATAACTGGTGGCTTCGTCAGTCTCCAAAGGTTCTTGGACTTGATTTCGTTGATGGAATCAAGCGTGCCGATAGAGATAATGCAATTGATCTTTACATCGGTGATGAGTTTGAGGATGTTATCGGTGATAATGTATGGGAGAAGACTTTCAAGACCAGACCATCTGAATTTACAAGAGCAGAGAAGCGTGCTTGGCTTGACAAGATGACAGGTGTTGCACTTGGTTCTGACGCATTCTTCCCATTTGGAGACAATATTGAGCGCGCCCACAAGTCTGGTGTTCAGTACGTGGCTCAGCCAGGTGGTTCAGTTCGTGATGACAATGTTATTGATACCTGCAATAAGTACAATATGGTTATGGCATTTACTGGACTTCGTTTATTCCACCACTAA
- a CDS encoding IMP cyclohydrolase, which yields MVVKSLARELSETTYPGRGIVIGKSSDGTKAVTAYFIMGRSENSRNRVFVEDGDGIRTEAFDPSKLTDPSLIIYAPVKVFNGDTIVTNGDQTDTIYEYMKAGETFEQSLRHREFEPDGPNYTPRISGLMHFENGQFSYSMSILKSNMGDPDSCNRYTFNYSNPKAGSGRFIHTYMGDGNPLPSYEGEPTPIEIDGDIDAFTDLVWSNLNSDNKVSLFVRYIDIATGAKETRIINKNIRK from the coding sequence ATGGTAGTAAAATCTTTAGCAAGAGAATTATCAGAAACCACCTATCCAGGCAGAGGCATTGTCATTGGTAAATCATCAGATGGAACCAAGGCTGTCACTGCCTATTTTATTATGGGCCGTTCTGAGAATTCTAGAAACCGAGTATTTGTAGAGGATGGAGATGGCATTCGCACAGAAGCTTTTGATCCTTCCAAGCTGACTGATCCAAGCCTAATCATCTATGCACCAGTAAAAGTATTTAACGGTGATACAATCGTTACAAATGGAGACCAGACAGACACAATTTATGAGTATATGAAGGCTGGCGAGACCTTCGAGCAGTCTCTTCGCCACCGCGAGTTTGAGCCAGATGGCCCTAATTACACACCTCGTATTTCAGGTCTGATGCACTTCGAAAACGGACAGTTCAGTTATTCAATGTCAATTCTTAAATCTAACATGGGTGACCCTGATTCTTGTAACAGATACACCTTTAATTATTCTAATCCTAAGGCCGGTTCAGGTCGTTTTATTCACACTTATATGGGGGATGGAAATCCACTTCCTTCTTACGAAGGCGAACCAACACCAATTGAAATCGATGGAGATATCGACGCATTCACAGATCTCGTTTGGAGCAATTTGAACTCCGATAACAAAGTATCTCTTTTTGTTCGTTATATCGACATTGCTACAGGCGCAAAAGAGACTCGCATAATTAACAAGAATATTCGTAAGTAA
- the hisF gene encoding imidazole glycerol phosphate synthase subunit HisF, with protein sequence MFTKRIIPCLDVKDGRVVKGVNFVDLRDAGDPVEIAAAYDKAGADEVVFLDITASSDHRNTVVDMVRRVAEQVFIPFTVGGGIRTVDDFKALLREGADKISVNSAAIDNPRLVADAADKFGSQCVVVAIDAKRRADGSGFNIYKHGGRLDCGIDAVEWALQVEKLGAGEILLTSMDCDGTKAGFDLELTKAVSDAVNIPVIASGGAGTMEHFKDALTIGGADAALAASLFHYKELEILDLKRYLRAEGIPVRL encoded by the coding sequence TTGTTTACAAAAAGAATAATCCCATGTTTAGATGTTAAAGACGGTCGTGTAGTAAAAGGTGTTAATTTCGTTGACCTTCGCGATGCCGGTGACCCTGTTGAAATAGCAGCAGCCTATGATAAAGCTGGTGCAGATGAGGTTGTATTCCTTGATATTACTGCTTCCTCAGACCACCGCAATACTGTTGTCGATATGGTACGTCGCGTGGCTGAGCAGGTATTTATTCCATTTACTGTTGGTGGTGGAATTCGCACAGTTGATGATTTTAAGGCTCTTCTACGTGAGGGAGCAGATAAGATTTCCGTTAATTCTGCCGCAATTGATAATCCAAGACTTGTAGCTGATGCTGCAGATAAATTTGGAAGTCAGTGTGTGGTTGTTGCAATTGATGCAAAACGACGTGCCGATGGAAGCGGATTCAATATTTATAAGCATGGTGGCCGATTGGATTGCGGCATTGATGCTGTTGAGTGGGCGCTGCAGGTAGAAAAGCTTGGAGCAGGCGAAATACTTCTTACTTCAATGGATTGTGATGGCACAAAAGCAGGCTTCGACCTTGAGCTCACCAAAGCCGTTTCTGATGCTGTAAATATCCCTGTAATTGCCTCTGGCGGAGCAGGTACAATGGAACACTTTAAAGATGCTCTTACCATCGGTGGCGCCGATGCCGCCCTTGCTGCATCGTTATTCCACTACAAAGAACTCGAAATCCTAGATTTAAAGCGTTATTTGCGTGCCGAAGGAATTCCCGTCCGCTTGTAG
- the hisH gene encoding imidazole glycerol phosphate synthase subunit HisH, whose amino-acid sequence MIAILDYDAGNIKSVEKAFKILGEETVLTRDFGVIEKADHVVLPGVGSFAAAMEHLKKYELDKAIKDYVQSGRPFLGICLGLQLLFDSSEESVGVEGLHLLDGEVVRIPDAPGIKVPHIGWNSLDYPNKGRLFDGIDQGSFVYFVHSYYLKASDPAIVTASTEYGCHIHASVEKDNIFACQFHPEKSSTVGLKILANFARL is encoded by the coding sequence ATGATAGCGATACTTGATTACGATGCAGGAAATATTAAAAGTGTAGAAAAAGCTTTCAAAATCCTTGGTGAGGAAACTGTCCTTACCAGGGATTTTGGTGTGATTGAAAAGGCCGACCACGTGGTTTTACCAGGGGTCGGCTCTTTTGCTGCTGCGATGGAGCATTTAAAAAAATATGAGCTTGATAAGGCTATAAAGGATTATGTTCAAAGCGGCAGACCGTTCCTTGGAATTTGCCTGGGACTGCAACTATTGTTTGATTCCAGTGAGGAATCTGTTGGCGTAGAGGGATTACACCTTTTAGATGGTGAGGTGGTTCGAATTCCTGATGCCCCTGGAATCAAGGTGCCACATATAGGCTGGAATTCTCTTGATTATCCTAATAAGGGACGTCTTTTTGATGGGATTGACCAGGGCTCATTTGTGTATTTTGTGCATTCCTATTATTTGAAGGCCTCTGATCCTGCTATTGTCACAGCTTCCACAGAATATGGTTGTCACATACACGCTTCGGTTGAAAAAGACAATATTTTTGCATGCCAGTTCCATCCGGAGAAGAGTTCTACTGTAGGACTTAAGATACTTGCAAACTTTGCTAGATTATAA
- a CDS encoding chemotaxis protein: protein MDTNILLESGTNELEVLEFKVGQNFYGINVAKIREILLYQQVTPLPNAHPCIEGIFMPRDIMISVISLRKCLNITDEAPNDGLFIITNFNSLNTAFHVDEVLGIHRVSWEDIIKPDATISSDESGVSTGVIKLDDRLVVILDFEKIVTDINPETGLKVSEMDDYETRDRSKSPILLCEDSPLLSKLIVECLKKAGYTNLLINMNGQEGWDKLVELHKNGTVLNDVHLIITDIEMPLMDGHRLCKLVKENETMKNIPLIIFSSLINDEIRRKGESLGADAQLTKPEIGKLIAVVDDLVAKYEAARKANS, encoded by the coding sequence ATGGATACTAATATTTTATTGGAATCGGGTACTAACGAACTGGAAGTCCTGGAATTCAAGGTTGGCCAAAATTTTTATGGAATTAATGTGGCCAAGATTAGGGAGATTTTGTTGTATCAGCAGGTTACACCGCTTCCTAATGCTCATCCTTGTATTGAAGGAATTTTCATGCCAAGAGATATTATGATTTCTGTTATTTCTCTTCGCAAATGCTTGAATATTACTGATGAAGCTCCAAATGATGGCTTATTTATTATCACAAATTTCAACAGTTTGAATACTGCATTCCATGTAGATGAAGTTCTCGGAATTCATCGTGTATCCTGGGAAGATATTATCAAACCAGATGCAACAATCAGTTCTGATGAATCAGGTGTTTCTACTGGTGTTATTAAACTTGATGATCGTCTTGTTGTAATTCTTGACTTCGAGAAGATTGTTACAGATATCAATCCAGAGACTGGTCTTAAGGTTTCTGAAATGGATGATTATGAGACTCGCGACAGAAGTAAGTCACCTATCTTACTTTGCGAGGATTCACCACTTCTTTCAAAGCTTATTGTTGAATGCTTGAAGAAGGCTGGTTACACAAACCTTCTAATCAACATGAATGGTCAGGAAGGTTGGGATAAGCTTGTTGAACTTCACAAGAATGGAACCGTTCTTAATGATGTTCATCTTATTATCACTGATATTGAGATGCCTCTTATGGATGGTCACAGACTTTGCAAGCTTGTTAAGGAAAATGAGACTATGAAGAACATTCCGCTCATCATCTTCTCATCACTTATCAATGATGAGATTCGAAGGAAGGGCGAGAGCTTAGGAGCCGATGCACAGCTCACCAAGCCAGAGATTGGTAAACTTATCGCGGTAGTAGATGATCTTGTTGCCAAGTATGAAGCTGCTCGCAAAGCAAATTCGTAA
- a CDS encoding sensor histidine kinase → MRELYKLVSSKCENGQLYGKEYELENIALFDRHSVSVIVTAPDGESLIASNVDPTILSEQLNYTLLSDDENNQVLESNDNYRIIRQQIPSIDDSFLILFGVMPDNNLIFMKANTSSMENVAGITNKFLFWMVVLDSVVAVLIGRYFIAKFTKPLFSLINITKRISNFDFDATYHPQAIYNEMDDLGEHVNEMSTTLKRAIEQLQLANENLKHDLELKEETENMRKEFVSNVSHELKTPIALIQGYAEGLQEGIMDDEVSRQIYLDIIIDEANKMNRLVREMLVLNQLEAGQMNIDAVDFDLTEMIDSVIESNRINLEANNVTYSFINKEACYVHADEFLVEQIVTNFVSNAIHYVLNENIITVRYDFMRKGKVRISVFNSGNNIAKKDIKRIWEKFYKADKARSREYGGSGIGLSVVKAIMELLHEKYGVENLSNGVEFWFELSLAKDTKIKENS, encoded by the coding sequence ATGAGAGAGCTGTACAAGCTTGTGTCCTCTAAATGTGAAAATGGTCAGCTTTATGGTAAGGAATATGAGCTGGAAAATATAGCTTTATTTGATAGGCATTCTGTATCTGTCATCGTTACTGCTCCTGATGGGGAATCTTTAATCGCCTCTAATGTAGATCCAACTATACTTTCAGAACAGTTGAATTATACGTTGCTTTCAGATGATGAAAATAATCAGGTACTTGAGTCTAATGATAATTATAGAATTATTAGGCAGCAGATACCGTCCATTGATGATTCTTTTTTGATTTTGTTTGGAGTTATGCCTGACAATAATCTTATTTTCATGAAGGCGAATACATCCTCCATGGAAAATGTAGCAGGCATCACAAATAAGTTTCTTTTTTGGATGGTTGTTTTAGATTCTGTTGTGGCAGTTTTGATTGGTAGATATTTTATTGCCAAATTTACAAAGCCATTGTTTTCTCTTATCAATATTACAAAGCGTATTTCAAATTTTGATTTTGATGCTACCTATCATCCTCAGGCAATCTATAACGAGATGGATGATTTAGGTGAACATGTAAATGAAATGTCCACTACATTGAAGCGCGCTATCGAGCAGCTTCAGCTTGCCAATGAAAACTTGAAGCATGACCTGGAGTTAAAAGAGGAGACGGAGAACATGCGTAAGGAATTTGTTTCCAATGTTTCTCACGAGCTTAAGACTCCAATCGCACTGATTCAGGGATATGCCGAGGGACTTCAGGAAGGCATTATGGATGATGAGGTCAGCAGGCAGATTTATCTTGATATCATAATTGATGAGGCCAACAAGATGAATCGTCTCGTTCGTGAGATGCTTGTCCTTAATCAGCTGGAGGCTGGTCAGATGAATATTGATGCTGTCGATTTTGATTTAACAGAAATGATTGATAGTGTCATTGAAAGTAATAGAATCAATCTTGAAGCCAACAACGTTACATATAGCTTTATCAATAAGGAAGCATGCTATGTTCATGCAGATGAGTTCCTTGTTGAACAGATCGTAACAAACTTTGTCAGCAATGCGATTCACTATGTCCTCAACGAAAACATTATCACGGTTAGATATGATTTTATGAGGAAGGGCAAGGTACGAATTAGCGTTTTCAACTCTGGAAACAACATTGCCAAGAAGGATATTAAGCGTATTTGGGAGAAATTTTACAAGGCTGATAAAGCGCGAAGCCGTGAGTATGGTGGTAGCGGAATCGGTCTTTCTGTAGTTAAAGCTATAATGGAATTATTACACGAAAAATACGGTGTTGAGAATCTTTCTAATGGTGTTGAATTTTGGTTCGAATTATCCTTGGCAAAAGACACAAAAATCAAAGAAAATTCATAG
- a CDS encoding response regulator transcription factor, whose translation MSKNKILVADDESRMRKLIRDYLVREDYEVVEAENGEQALDMFYMDSEISLIILDVMMPKVDGFAVLKEVRETSSIPVLMLTAKGEENDVLNGFELGADEYINKPFSPKILMARVNAVLRRSTDDSLGKKVVEAGGIQLDVDAHVATNDGNPVELSVKEFELLYYFINNEGIALSREKILNHVWDYDYFGDARIIDTHVKKLRSKLDDKGNYIKTIWGMGYKFEVDAKV comes from the coding sequence TGTCGAAAAACAAGATTCTTGTGGCTGATGACGAAAGCCGAATGAGAAAGCTTATCAGAGACTATTTGGTAAGGGAAGATTACGAAGTTGTAGAAGCTGAAAATGGTGAGCAGGCTTTAGATATGTTCTACATGGATAGTGAGATTTCACTTATCATATTGGACGTTATGATGCCTAAAGTTGATGGTTTCGCAGTCTTGAAGGAAGTTAGAGAGACTTCATCAATACCAGTTTTGATGCTTACAGCTAAGGGAGAGGAAAATGATGTCCTTAATGGCTTTGAGTTAGGTGCAGACGAGTATATTAACAAGCCATTTTCTCCAAAGATTTTAATGGCTAGAGTTAATGCAGTTCTTCGTAGAAGCACAGATGACTCACTTGGCAAGAAGGTTGTTGAAGCAGGTGGCATTCAGCTTGATGTTGATGCTCATGTGGCAACCAACGACGGAAATCCAGTTGAGCTTTCCGTTAAAGAATTTGAACTTTTATATTACTTCATTAACAATGAGGGTATTGCTCTTTCAAGAGAGAAGATTCTCAATCATGTTTGGGATTATGATTATTTTGGAGATGCAAGAATCATCGATACTCATGTTAAAAAGCTTCGCAGTAAGTTAGACGATAAGGGAAATTACATCAAGACTATTTGGGGCATGGGGTATAAATTTGAAGTCGACGCAAAGGTCTAA